One window of Nymphaea colorata isolate Beijing-Zhang1983 chromosome 1, ASM883128v2, whole genome shotgun sequence genomic DNA carries:
- the LOC116255730 gene encoding probable receptor-like protein kinase At1g49730 isoform X2 encodes MAVLLSGARMMVGFVALFWQMQLIMAGCPLDLSGSNFPEAASACSEQDRGNCCRYMHAFVAIAVARYANVTGRLGVPSDMVDACLTSVSETLELYGIPSNATKYCQLGVKIPVDFRCDGRITVMEMLLVPKFEDVIRNCNISLSKEENCRSCLNAIIPYLHNLVGAEGNAILSTCRDATFATLISQSGNVSSFDIASCFFGVRRLGTQPVSGPSPKLLTPQPSSSSPVTSPTPNQQPAHSLNKEEHHPYHLTLVPRIGIAVTGMAFLLLVILILLIHRKARELKGSPTTDTGSWKDFHRHWKIPKCQEVFRRFSYKEMKKATSNFSTVIGKGGFGTVYKAEFENGFTAAVKRMNKISEQGEDEFCREMELLGRLHHRHLVALRGFCVEQNERFLIYEYMQNGSLKDHLHSPGKVPLNWKIRVQIAIDVANALEYLHFYCDPPLCHRDIKSSNILLDENFVAKVADFGLAHAARIGAVSFEPVNTDIRGTPGYMDPEYVVTQELTEKSDIYSYGVLLLELITARRAIQDSRNLVEWSRKFMTSTSSLPEMVDPIIADAYDFEQLHTMVRIVRWCTQREGRSRPSIKQVLRLLQESLDPVRSTLAQVAQDEDGGGEGTRNKGKFHRNSDAISQNGDARYLQSSSSTSRSYCSRSFLLDTGSPPSPTGLSV; translated from the exons atggcAGTGCTGCTATCTGGAGCCAGAATGATGGTCGGTTTTGTTGCTCTCTTTTGGCAAATGCAGCTGATAATGGCAG GTTGTCCTCTAGACTTGAGCGGCTCCAACTTCCCAGAAGCAGCTTCCGCTTGTTCTGAACAAGACCGAGGGAACTGTTGTAGATATATGCATGCGTTTGTTGCTATTGCTGTAGCTCGATATGCGAATGTAACTGGCAGATTAGGAGTCCCTTCAGACATGGTGGATGCCTGCCTTACTTCTGTTTCAGAAACACTAGAACTATACGGCATTCCATCCAATGCAACCAAATATTGCCAGCTGGGTGTGAAGATTCCTGTTGATTTTCGGTGTGATGGACGGATAACAGTTATGGAAATGCTTCTAGTACCAAAATTTGAGGATGTCATTCGTAATTGCAATATCTCTCtttctaaagaagaaaattgCAGAAGTTGCTTAAACGCCATCATTCCATATCTTCACAATCTTGTGGGAGCCGAAGGTAATGCAATTTTGAGCACTTGCAGAGATGCAACATTTGCTACTCTTATAAGTCAGAGTGGAAATGTTTCATCTTTTGACATTGCAAGCTGCTTCTTTGGCGTTCGAAGACTTGGTACCCAGCCAG TATCTGGGCCATCTCCGAAGCTGCTTACACCTCAGCCTTCTTCAAGTTCACCGGTAACTTCCCCTACTCCTAATCAGCAGCCAGCGCATTCTCTAAACAAGGAAGAGCACCATCCATATCACCTCACATTAGTGCCACGCATTGGAATCGCTGTGACAGGGATGGCTTTTCTATTATTAGTCATCCTGATACTCCTTATACACAGAAAAGCCAGAGAACTTAAGGGATCTCCTACCACTGATACTGGATCATGGAAAGATTTTCATCGTCACTGGAAAATTCCTAAATGTCAGGAAG TTTTCCGCAGGTTCAGCTACAAAGAGATGAAGAAGGCCACAAGCAATTTTAGTACCGTCATAGGGAAGGGGGGGTTTGGAACTGTTTATAAAGCTGAATTTGAGAATGGTTTCACTGCTGCTGTGAAAAGGATGAATAAAATTTCAGAGCAGGGAGAGGATGAATTTTGCAGAGAGATGGAACTTCTGGGCAGGCTTCATCATCGTCATCTTGTGGCTCTTAGAGGGTTTTGTGTTGAGCAAAACGAGAG GTTCCTGATCTATGAATACATGCAAAATGGAAGCTTGAAGGACCATCTTCACT CTCCAGGAAAAGTTCCACTAAACTGGAAAATAAGAGTTCAGATTGCCATAGATGTGGCGAATGCTCTG GAATACCTTCATTTCTATTGTGATCCTCCTCTCTGCCACAGAGATATAAAGTCTAGCAATATTCTGCTCGACGAGAATTTTGTTGCAAAG GTTGCAGATTTCGGCCTTGCACATGCTGCAAGGATAGGTGCAGTCAGCTTTGAACCAGTGAACACCGACATACGAGGAACTCCAG GTTACATGGATCCTGAGTATGTTGTGACGCAGGAACTTACAGAAAAGAGTGACATATACAGCTATGGAGTTTTGTTGCTCGAACTTATTACAGCACGGAGGGCAATACAGGATAGCAGGAACTTGGTGGAATGGTCTAGGAAATTTATGACATCAACATCAAGCCTACCTGAGATGGTTGATCCAATAATTGCTGATGCATATGATTTTGAACAACTTCATACTATGGTGAGAATTGTGAGATGGTGCACGCAAAGAGAAGGAAGATCCAGACCATCGATCAAGCAGGTCCTTAGGTTGCTTCAGGAGAGTTTGGACCCCGTCCGGAGTACACTGGCTCAGGTTGCACAGGATGAAGATGGAGGGGGAGAAGGCACCAGGAATAAAGGGAAATTTCACAGGAACAGTGATGCAATAAGTCAAAATGGTGATGCTAGATATTTACAGTCATCATCCAGTACATCCAGGTCATATTGTAGTAGAAGTTTCTTGCTTGATACAGGTTCACCTCCATCTCCAACTGGTCTATCAGTGTGA
- the LOC116255730 gene encoding probable receptor-like protein kinase At1g49730 isoform X1: protein MAVLLSGARMMVGFVALFWQMQLIMAGCPLDLSGSNFPEAASACSEQDRGNCCRYMHAFVAIAVARYANVTGRLGVPSDMVDACLTSVSETLELYGIPSNATKYCQLGVKIPVDFRCDGRITVMEMLLVPKFEDVIRNCNISLSKEENCRSCLNAIIPYLHNLVGAEGNAILSTCRDATFATLISQSGNVSSFDIASCFFGVRRLGTQPVSGPSPKLLTPQPSSSSPVTSPTPNQQPAHSLNKEEHHPYHLTLVPRIGIAVTGMAFLLLVILILLIHRKARELKGSPTTDTGSWKDFHRHWKIPKCQEGSSPVFRRFSYKEMKKATSNFSTVIGKGGFGTVYKAEFENGFTAAVKRMNKISEQGEDEFCREMELLGRLHHRHLVALRGFCVEQNERFLIYEYMQNGSLKDHLHSPGKVPLNWKIRVQIAIDVANALEYLHFYCDPPLCHRDIKSSNILLDENFVAKVADFGLAHAARIGAVSFEPVNTDIRGTPGYMDPEYVVTQELTEKSDIYSYGVLLLELITARRAIQDSRNLVEWSRKFMTSTSSLPEMVDPIIADAYDFEQLHTMVRIVRWCTQREGRSRPSIKQVLRLLQESLDPVRSTLAQVAQDEDGGGEGTRNKGKFHRNSDAISQNGDARYLQSSSSTSRSYCSRSFLLDTGSPPSPTGLSV from the exons atggcAGTGCTGCTATCTGGAGCCAGAATGATGGTCGGTTTTGTTGCTCTCTTTTGGCAAATGCAGCTGATAATGGCAG GTTGTCCTCTAGACTTGAGCGGCTCCAACTTCCCAGAAGCAGCTTCCGCTTGTTCTGAACAAGACCGAGGGAACTGTTGTAGATATATGCATGCGTTTGTTGCTATTGCTGTAGCTCGATATGCGAATGTAACTGGCAGATTAGGAGTCCCTTCAGACATGGTGGATGCCTGCCTTACTTCTGTTTCAGAAACACTAGAACTATACGGCATTCCATCCAATGCAACCAAATATTGCCAGCTGGGTGTGAAGATTCCTGTTGATTTTCGGTGTGATGGACGGATAACAGTTATGGAAATGCTTCTAGTACCAAAATTTGAGGATGTCATTCGTAATTGCAATATCTCTCtttctaaagaagaaaattgCAGAAGTTGCTTAAACGCCATCATTCCATATCTTCACAATCTTGTGGGAGCCGAAGGTAATGCAATTTTGAGCACTTGCAGAGATGCAACATTTGCTACTCTTATAAGTCAGAGTGGAAATGTTTCATCTTTTGACATTGCAAGCTGCTTCTTTGGCGTTCGAAGACTTGGTACCCAGCCAG TATCTGGGCCATCTCCGAAGCTGCTTACACCTCAGCCTTCTTCAAGTTCACCGGTAACTTCCCCTACTCCTAATCAGCAGCCAGCGCATTCTCTAAACAAGGAAGAGCACCATCCATATCACCTCACATTAGTGCCACGCATTGGAATCGCTGTGACAGGGATGGCTTTTCTATTATTAGTCATCCTGATACTCCTTATACACAGAAAAGCCAGAGAACTTAAGGGATCTCCTACCACTGATACTGGATCATGGAAAGATTTTCATCGTCACTGGAAAATTCCTAAATGTCAGGAAG GTTCCTCTCCAGTTTTCCGCAGGTTCAGCTACAAAGAGATGAAGAAGGCCACAAGCAATTTTAGTACCGTCATAGGGAAGGGGGGGTTTGGAACTGTTTATAAAGCTGAATTTGAGAATGGTTTCACTGCTGCTGTGAAAAGGATGAATAAAATTTCAGAGCAGGGAGAGGATGAATTTTGCAGAGAGATGGAACTTCTGGGCAGGCTTCATCATCGTCATCTTGTGGCTCTTAGAGGGTTTTGTGTTGAGCAAAACGAGAG GTTCCTGATCTATGAATACATGCAAAATGGAAGCTTGAAGGACCATCTTCACT CTCCAGGAAAAGTTCCACTAAACTGGAAAATAAGAGTTCAGATTGCCATAGATGTGGCGAATGCTCTG GAATACCTTCATTTCTATTGTGATCCTCCTCTCTGCCACAGAGATATAAAGTCTAGCAATATTCTGCTCGACGAGAATTTTGTTGCAAAG GTTGCAGATTTCGGCCTTGCACATGCTGCAAGGATAGGTGCAGTCAGCTTTGAACCAGTGAACACCGACATACGAGGAACTCCAG GTTACATGGATCCTGAGTATGTTGTGACGCAGGAACTTACAGAAAAGAGTGACATATACAGCTATGGAGTTTTGTTGCTCGAACTTATTACAGCACGGAGGGCAATACAGGATAGCAGGAACTTGGTGGAATGGTCTAGGAAATTTATGACATCAACATCAAGCCTACCTGAGATGGTTGATCCAATAATTGCTGATGCATATGATTTTGAACAACTTCATACTATGGTGAGAATTGTGAGATGGTGCACGCAAAGAGAAGGAAGATCCAGACCATCGATCAAGCAGGTCCTTAGGTTGCTTCAGGAGAGTTTGGACCCCGTCCGGAGTACACTGGCTCAGGTTGCACAGGATGAAGATGGAGGGGGAGAAGGCACCAGGAATAAAGGGAAATTTCACAGGAACAGTGATGCAATAAGTCAAAATGGTGATGCTAGATATTTACAGTCATCATCCAGTACATCCAGGTCATATTGTAGTAGAAGTTTCTTGCTTGATACAGGTTCACCTCCATCTCCAACTGGTCTATCAGTGTGA